From a single Carcharodon carcharias isolate sCarCar2 chromosome 4, sCarCar2.pri, whole genome shotgun sequence genomic region:
- the LOC121276812 gene encoding armadillo repeat-containing protein 1-like, with the protein MVDGGTMSGEPDAQAVVNQLQDLASDPLNRRALVQDQGYLPGLILFLGHSNPQVVYTALLALCYLAECRTSGEKMKSELGMMLSLQNVIQKTTMPGETKSLANEMYEIFQPSSSEDSGHANDHNSHKCKPQLFLGSTNKRAKTITLETDGLDDASQRNLCEEALFKINGVLHLRLPQCS; encoded by the coding sequence ATGGTGGATGGTGGCACAATGAGTGGGGAGCCTGATGCACAAGCAGTTGTAAACCAGCTGCAAGATTTAGCATCTGACCCCTTAAACAGGCGAGCGCTTGTTCAGGATCAGGGATATCTGCCTGGGTTGATCCTGTTCCTAGGCCACTCAAATCCTCAAGTTGTTTACACTGCATTATTGGCTCTGTGCTATCTGGCAGAATGCCGTACCAGTGGGGAAAAAATGAAAAGTGAACTAGGCATGATGCTGAGCTTACAAAATGTGATTCAAAAAACAACAATGCCTGGTGAAACTAAGTCTTTGGCAAATGAAATGTATGAAATTTTCCAGCCATCGAGCAGCGAAGATTCTGGCCACGCAAATGATCATAACTCACATAAATGCAAACCACAGCTTTTCCTGGGAAGCACTAACAAACGTGCAAAAACAATTACTCTAGAGACAGATGGTTTGGATGATGCATCGCAGAGAAATTTGTGTGAAGAAGCATTGTTCAAAATTAACGGTGTATTGCATCTCAGGTTGCCACAGTGTTCCTAA